TTGATCGCGGAGCAGCGCTTTGCGATTGCCGCGCAATGTCGCCACGTACAGGGTGAACGGCAGGCTGCCGAGAATCATGATGACAATCGCCACCCAGTGCACCGCCGGTTGTGTCCACTTCGCCAGGGACTGGTCGGAGGTCGAGAACCCGCCCGTGGAAATCGCCGACATCGCATGGTTGATCGCATCGAACGGGCTCATCCCGGCCCACCAGAACGCCAGGCTGCCGAGGATGGTGATGCCGACATACGCTGCCACGATCAGCCGCGCCACCATGTGCGAGCGCGGCATGACTTTCTCTGAACGATCCGAGGATTCGGTCTGGAACAGACGCATGCCACCGATGCGCAACAGCGGCAGAATCGCCACCGCCATGCCGATAAAACCGATGCCGCCGATCCAGTGCAGCAGCGAACGCCACATCAGAATGCCGGGGGACATGCTGTCCAGATGATTGAGCACCGTGGACCCGGTAGCGGTGATGCCGGACATGCTTTCGAAAAACGAGTCGGTGTAACTGATGTGCTGGGTCAACAGAAACGGCAGCGCGGCGAAAATGCACACCACCAGCCAGCTGCTGACGGTCAACAAGTACATGTCGCGCGGGCGCAGATGAATGTGTTCCGGCCGGCCGGGAATCACCAGCGCAAGACCTGCGACGAAGGTGATCATGCTGGCCCAGAGAAACGATGGCAGGTCGCTGGTGCGTTCGAAAATCACCAGGGTGGCCATCGGCACGACCATGGCCACAGCCAGGGTGATCAGGAAGATGCCGATGATGAAACCAATGATCCGTAAGGTCGGCAACGCCATGAAGTCCGCTCGGGCTGATGTGGGAAGGGCGCCATTCTACCCGCGGGGCCCGGCATGTAAACCGGCATCCCTGCGGAAGATACCGCTAGAATAGCTGCACATTTTTCTCTGGAGGTGGCCGATGCAGGCTCTCGACGCTTTGCTCAACCGTGTTTCCGTTCCACGTCTGGTCGAACCGGCCCCGACCGCTCAGCAGCGCGAAGCCCTGTTCGGCGCAGCCTTGCGCGCACCGGATCACGGGCACTTGCAGCCGTACCGCTTCCTCACCATCGAAGGCGCGGCGCGCGAGCAGATGGGCGAATTGCTGGCCGAAGCGGCGCAAATGCAGGAAGGCGAAGTCACCGAGGCGATGATCGACAAGGCCCGCAACGGCCCGCTGCGCGCCCCGCTGGTGGTAGTGGTCATCGCGAAATTGCAGGATCACGTCAAATATCCGAAGGCTGAGCAGTTGCTGGCTGCCGGCTGTGCGGCTCACGGGATTTTGCTGGCGGCGTATGCGCAGGGGATTGGCGCGGTGTGGCGCACCGGTGATCTGGCGTATTCGAAGCACGTGGCTCAGGGCCTGGGCTTGACGGACGACGAAGAAGTGATTGCGTTCCTTTACCTCGGCACGCCGCAGAAGGAACCGCGGGTGGCGGAGAAGGTTGATCTGGCACAGTTCGTCAGCGCGTGGCCGGGTAAAGCCTGAAGATCAAAAGCCCCTCACTGTAGAGACCGGTACATCCTTTACAAATTAGACCGGGGACATCGTTTACACCTTTACA
This window of the Pseudomonas fluorescens genome carries:
- a CDS encoding TrkH family potassium uptake protein, yielding MALPTLRIIGFIIGIFLITLAVAMVVPMATLVIFERTSDLPSFLWASMITFVAGLALVIPGRPEHIHLRPRDMYLLTVSSWLVVCIFAALPFLLTQHISYTDSFFESMSGITATGSTVLNHLDSMSPGILMWRSLLHWIGGIGFIGMAVAILPLLRIGGMRLFQTESSDRSEKVMPRSHMVARLIVAAYVGITILGSLAFWWAGMSPFDAINHAMSAISTGGFSTSDQSLAKWTQPAVHWVAIVIMILGSLPFTLYVATLRGNRKALLRDQQVQGLLAMLLVTWLVLGTWYWWTTKLHWLEALRHVALNVTSVVTTTGFALGDYSLWGNFSLMLFFYLGFVGGCSGSTAGGIKIFRFQVAYILLKANLNQLIHPRAVIKQKYNGHRLDEEIVRSILTFSFFFAITICVIALLLSLLGVDWMTALTGAASTVSGVGPGLGETIGPAGNFATLPDAAKWILSFGMLLGRLEIITVFVLCIPAFWRH
- a CDS encoding nitroreductase family protein, translated to MQALDALLNRVSVPRLVEPAPTAQQREALFGAALRAPDHGHLQPYRFLTIEGAAREQMGELLAEAAQMQEGEVTEAMIDKARNGPLRAPLVVVVIAKLQDHVKYPKAEQLLAAGCAAHGILLAAYAQGIGAVWRTGDLAYSKHVAQGLGLTDDEEVIAFLYLGTPQKEPRVAEKVDLAQFVSAWPGKA